In the genome of [Mycoplasma] phocae, one region contains:
- the cypl gene encoding ABC transporter thiamine pyrophosphate-binding lipoprotein p37/Cypl, producing MKTLRKILLISTPAILASTTLVACQNTIRFSVDKPWFGEAKGEFFSKVIAEYNAQTKTNNSFSVKFEPNNVDIIENIKKGSQNIGIVTSTLFNDDKSNKNFMTPIVQTLTRAQIFDLNKFNAKYSNGSKDDSLVKIAEEAYQLFAEKPYNEWEDDKYQWNGNIYEKFYADKDQLSEYYRGLVMIQGTSEEIKEIRSAWEQKDWNKFRNFGIGHGKRNSGSKWFLQEALFKKHFNLENNKFSSFAEDLLNHQDKYIEMKARDIARGSNVKYHIVFDELGSFAYTYNSNTKTNKVYDYYLPENKNVKIEFLTTTEALKYNVVVADSKVFSPEQQKILANAFLKIWQQDQDDYGPTVGFNGYKIITDPEKEVILPFENLFK from the coding sequence ATGAAAACCTTAAGAAAAATACTTCTAATATCGACTCCTGCTATTTTAGCTTCAACTACTTTAGTTGCATGTCAAAATACTATTCGATTTTCAGTGGATAAACCTTGATTTGGCGAAGCAAAAGGAGAGTTTTTTAGTAAAGTTATCGCCGAATATAATGCACAAACAAAAACTAACAACAGCTTTTCTGTAAAATTTGAACCCAATAATGTTGATATTATCGAGAACATTAAAAAGGGAAGCCAGAACATTGGTATTGTAACCTCAACATTGTTTAATGATGATAAAAGTAACAAAAATTTTATGACGCCAATTGTTCAAACGCTGACAAGAGCACAAATATTTGATTTGAATAAATTTAATGCGAAATACTCTAATGGTAGTAAAGATGATAGTTTAGTAAAAATTGCTGAAGAAGCATATCAATTATTTGCTGAAAAACCATACAATGAATGAGAAGATGATAAATACCAATGAAATGGCAACATTTATGAAAAATTCTACGCTGATAAAGACCAATTATCTGAATACTACCGTGGTCTAGTAATGATTCAAGGTACTTCTGAAGAAATTAAGGAAATAAGATCGGCATGAGAGCAAAAAGATTGAAATAAATTTAGAAATTTCGGAATTGGACATGGCAAAAGAAATAGTGGATCAAAATGATTTTTACAGGAAGCATTATTTAAAAAACATTTTAATTTAGAAAACAATAAATTTAGTTCATTTGCCGAAGATCTTCTTAATCATCAGGATAAATATATTGAAATGAAAGCACGTGACATTGCTCGAGGATCAAATGTAAAATATCACATTGTATTTGATGAACTCGGTTCATTTGCTTACACTTACAATAGTAATACTAAAACTAACAAAGTTTATGACTACTATTTACCAGAAAATAAAAATGTTAAAATAGAATTTTTGACAACTACTGAAGCATTAAAATATAATGTTGTTGTCGCTGACAGTAAAGTTTTTAGTCCTGAACAGCAAAAAATTTTAGCAAATGCATTTTTAAAGATATGACAACAAGACCAGGACGATTATGGACCAACCGTTGGCTTTAATGGTTACAAAATTATCACTGACCCAGAAAAAGAGGTAATCTTACCTTTTGAAAATTTATTTAAATAA
- a CDS encoding glucose-6-phosphate isomerase, with the protein MASSKIAIDFSFAVKEESINNYHDQIEEIKKQIAANNIIGYQYLGCFNIFKNIQKNDYLDIKKIPQWLVNEHIEYLVVIAPQHVCLQAESLIKFVGKDNGFDSKIKVMFVNECISARDIAKLTSFLSNKHFAINIISQKGETLETLLIFRELKAMLYKILGSVNAKKYIFATTNNNYGKLFKETKMNEYRHFVLLDNTTEKFLGYSAAIMLPLACAGVNLDKYLNGANAANEYFSKMPLKKNPAYQYAVVRRILLKNKYNFENINVYSSFDVDLARLFKMYLAECGLKNENGIYVNTSLQGCDNNTFSENHTSSPFKCFDTSIIVENQQYDYEISILSEHDNDNLNYLSKLTYNNIGKTITKSMRENHVIIYKIPHIMIKISDNFNDDTIGWIMAFIHRAAIMSAYLRELNPFQNSGIDSYNINLIKNITELSGGSKND; encoded by the coding sequence ATGGCAAGTAGTAAAATAGCTATTGATTTTTCATTTGCTGTTAAAGAAGAATCTATTAATAATTACCATGATCAAATTGAAGAGATAAAAAAACAGATTGCTGCGAACAATATTATTGGTTATCAGTATCTAGGTTGTTTTAATATTTTCAAAAATATTCAAAAAAATGATTATTTAGATATTAAAAAAATTCCACAATGATTAGTTAATGAACATATTGAATATTTAGTAGTCATTGCTCCGCAGCATGTTTGTCTGCAAGCTGAATCATTGATTAAGTTTGTTGGTAAGGATAATGGTTTTGATTCTAAAATAAAAGTTATGTTTGTCAATGAATGCATAAGTGCTCGAGATATTGCTAAATTAACAAGCTTTTTATCAAATAAACATTTTGCAATTAACATTATTTCTCAAAAAGGTGAAACTCTAGAGACACTTTTAATTTTTAGAGAATTAAAGGCTATGCTTTATAAGATTTTAGGTTCAGTTAACGCCAAAAAATATATTTTTGCAACAACAAATAATAATTACGGTAAATTATTTAAAGAAACTAAAATGAATGAATATCGTCATTTTGTTTTGCTTGATAATACAACTGAGAAATTTCTTGGATATTCAGCGGCCATTATGCTACCACTTGCTTGTGCTGGAGTTAATCTAGATAAATATCTAAATGGTGCTAATGCTGCTAATGAATATTTTTCAAAAATGCCATTGAAAAAAAATCCTGCATATCAATATGCTGTTGTTAGAAGAATTTTGTTAAAGAACAAATACAATTTTGAAAATATTAATGTTTATTCAAGCTTTGATGTTGATTTGGCACGACTTTTCAAAATGTATTTAGCAGAATGTGGCCTAAAAAATGAAAATGGAATTTATGTTAACACATCATTGCAAGGATGTGACAATAATACCTTCTCAGAGAACCACACTTCTTCGCCTTTTAAATGCTTTGATACATCAATCATAGTAGAAAATCAACAATACGATTATGAAATATCAATTTTATCTGAACATGATAATGATAATCTTAATTATTTGTCAAAATTAACATATAATAATATAGGAAAAACTATAACTAAAAGCATGCGTGAAAATCATGTTATTATTTATAAAATACCGCATATTATGATAAAAATAAGTGATAATTTTAATGATGACACTATTGGATGGATTATGGCATTTATCCATCGTGCCGCAATTATGTCAGCTTATTTAAGGGAATTAAATCCATTTCAAAATTCGGGTATTGATTCTTATAATATAAATTTAATAAAAAATATTACTGAGTTATCTGGAGGCTCAAAAAATGACTAA
- a CDS encoding lactate/malate family dehydrogenase has product MTKIGIIGVGLVGSSYLYASLNKNIEADYVLIDKFMDYASAQARDLNDAACSMADNGSTFKAGNYEDLKDAQIVVITASVKPKEGVLKDRLELLIDNAKLIKEIGENLKRVGFSGVTIIASNPVDLMACIYQQVTKFEPCKVISSGTILETARMKKFLSEKINIKASSITGFVIGEHGARCLIPFSKIRIGLGSLKDWLANNTIDQKWLQNLNEKVKNEAFEIISGKGITNFGIGENLAILCQAILNDRQVILSLGVRLSEEYKHSGVYFGLPVILGKNGYRHLPKIRLDEDEQKIFDQYSGEMKDTIFEVLKGLKIKPDFK; this is encoded by the coding sequence ATGACTAAAATAGGAATAATAGGTGTCGGTTTAGTAGGTAGTTCATATCTATATGCCTCACTAAATAAAAATATTGAAGCAGATTATGTTTTGATTGATAAATTTATGGATTATGCTTCAGCTCAAGCTCGTGATTTGAATGATGCAGCTTGTTCAATGGCTGACAACGGTTCAACATTTAAAGCTGGTAACTATGAAGATCTAAAAGATGCACAAATTGTTGTAATTACTGCATCAGTTAAACCAAAAGAAGGTGTACTTAAAGACCGTTTAGAATTACTAATTGACAATGCTAAATTAATTAAAGAAATTGGTGAGAATTTAAAGAGAGTTGGATTTAGTGGAGTTACAATTATTGCTTCAAATCCAGTTGACTTAATGGCATGTATTTATCAACAAGTAACTAAATTTGAACCATGTAAAGTAATTAGTTCAGGAACAATTTTAGAAACTGCGAGAATGAAAAAATTCTTGTCAGAAAAAATTAATATTAAAGCTAGCTCAATTACTGGGTTTGTTATTGGAGAGCACGGCGCACGTTGTTTAATTCCATTTTCAAAAATTAGAATTGGTCTAGGTTCATTAAAAGACTGATTAGCAAATAATACCATTGACCAAAAATGATTGCAAAATCTAAATGAAAAAGTTAAAAACGAAGCATTTGAAATTATTTCGGGAAAAGGAATTACTAATTTTGGAATTGGTGAAAATTTAGCAATTTTATGTCAAGCAATTTTAAATGACCGTCAAGTTATTTTATCTTTAGGTGTTAGATTATCTGAAGAGTATAAGCATAGTGGAGTTTACTTTGGATTACCTGTTATTTTAGGCAAAAATGGTTATAGACATTTACCAAAAATTAGATTAGATGAAGACGAACAAAAGATTTTTGATCAATATTCAGGTGAAATGAAGGATACAATTTTCGAAGTGCTAAAAGGCCTAAAAATTAAACCAGATTTTAAATAA
- a CDS encoding phosphonate ABC transporter ATP-binding protein, producing MAKVEFKNVDANYKNSKQIALNNVSFAIEEGEMVAIIGPSGAGKSTIFNSILRQLNISGGQILIDNKNIYDLKKREWKKIVKKIGFLSQEANVIEDLNVYENILHFYSKYKNFLYSWLKILNKKQKIEIYEILDKLGIFNKSFTKVSELSGGQKQRLQIAQLLLQDVSIILADEPTSNLDIQTASNVLEILNKISKEYNKTILTNIHDLTLLKKYFKKYIFVRDGKIVEIDSTTNLTKAKQKKLYSD from the coding sequence ATGGCAAAAGTTGAATTTAAAAATGTTGACGCGAATTATAAAAATTCTAAACAAATAGCATTAAACAATGTTAGTTTTGCAATTGAAGAAGGTGAAATGGTGGCAATAATAGGACCATCTGGTGCCGGTAAGTCAACAATATTTAATAGCATTCTAAGACAGCTTAACATAAGCGGCGGTCAAATTTTGATTGATAATAAAAATATTTATGATCTCAAAAAGCGTGAATGAAAAAAAATTGTTAAAAAAATTGGATTTTTATCTCAGGAAGCGAATGTTATTGAAGATCTCAATGTGTATGAAAATATTTTGCATTTTTATAGCAAATACAAAAATTTCCTTTATTCATGATTAAAAATTTTAAATAAAAAACAAAAAATTGAAATTTATGAAATTCTCGATAAGCTTGGTATTTTTAATAAAAGTTTTACTAAAGTATCGGAATTGAGTGGCGGTCAAAAGCAAAGATTGCAGATTGCTCAATTACTATTACAAGATGTTTCAATAATTTTAGCTGATGAACCAACATCTAATCTTGATATTCAAACGGCTTCAAATGTTTTAGAAATTCTAAACAAAATTTCAAAAGAATACAATAAAACAATTTTGACAAATATTCATGATTTAACTTTATTGAAAAAATACTTTAAAAAATATATTTTTGTGCGTGATGGAAAAATTGTTGAAATTGATAGTACAACAAATTTAACTAAGGCAAAACAAAAAAAACTTTATTCTGATTAA
- the mgtA gene encoding magnesium-translocating P-type ATPase, with the protein MNRSTKMHKQEAKRKKIYDELVFASKSDSKLLFDKYNSSVKGIVDDDIVEENRDKYGVNKILKKGADNVWRRLVRSFFNLFNIILIILAFISMIIDIILPIVANQGEINYATVIIIMTMILLSSIIHFVQEQKSASSARRLIEIIETTCLIERNGILKEIPMDEVVAGDIVHLAAGDIIPGDVRIIHAKDLFVSQSSLTGESEPVEKYVMIDEKISYDNITDRHNLAFMGSNVISGSAKAIVIVTGNDTFIGQVASKVNEKQVPTNFERGIKKVSIMLTIIMAIIIPIVFLIIGLTKTSVEKPWIEALLFAISIAVGLTPEMLPMIVTASLSKGAIAMGKAKTVVKSLNSIQNLGSMDILCTDKTGTLTQDEVILERHLDVNGKEDSHVLKYAFLNSYYQTGLKNLLDKSIIKRTLDLADEQKSLDNLELHYEKLDEVPFDFQRKRMSVLVKHLSHEEKATLITKGAVEEILNVCSKIYLDGKVVKLDKKIIRKVLNKVQEFGEEGLRVIAIASKKSTIDAVGKISVKDEEDMTLIGYLTFLDPPKDSAELAIQKLHNLGVEVKILTGDNPLVTRAVCSKVGIPYNRILLGKDIATMSDDQLAIEVEKTQIFAKLSPDQKARIITVLRKNKHTVGYMGDGINDAPAMKVADVSISVDTAVDIAKESANIILLEKDLNVLATGIVEGRKTHANINKYVKMTVSSNFGNTFSILIASILLPFVPLVAVQIVFLNLVYDFCCGSLPWDNVDKEFIQKPRKWEHKSIFKFMLWFGPVSSIVDVITFVVLFYAFVPSVVGSQWSAITSDADMKLFKSLFWAGWLITSMWTQTFVIHFLRTNRMPIIKSNASTAVIISTIVAVAIITSLPYIPKVNTYLSLSPLPPIFFAWLAMFMGIYIFLVQSTKVIYKKIYKEFL; encoded by the coding sequence ATGAATAGATCAACAAAAATGCATAAACAAGAAGCGAAGCGTAAAAAAATTTACGATGAACTTGTTTTTGCTTCAAAATCTGATTCAAAATTACTATTTGACAAATACAATTCAAGTGTCAAGGGTATTGTTGATGATGATATTGTTGAAGAAAACCGTGATAAATACGGTGTAAATAAAATTTTAAAAAAAGGGGCTGATAACGTCTGGAGAAGACTTGTTAGATCGTTTTTTAATTTATTCAATATTATTTTAATTATATTAGCTTTTATTTCGATGATAATTGACATTATTTTGCCGATTGTAGCAAATCAAGGTGAAATTAATTATGCGACAGTAATAATTATTATGACAATGATCTTGCTAAGTAGCATTATTCATTTTGTTCAGGAGCAGAAAAGTGCTTCCAGTGCCCGCCGCTTAATTGAAATAATTGAGACAACGTGTTTGATTGAAAGAAATGGAATTTTAAAAGAAATTCCGATGGATGAAGTTGTTGCTGGTGATATAGTTCACTTAGCCGCTGGAGATATTATTCCTGGTGATGTGCGTATTATTCATGCTAAAGACTTATTTGTTTCGCAATCGTCATTGACAGGTGAAAGTGAACCCGTTGAAAAATATGTAATGATTGATGAAAAAATTTCATATGATAACATTACCGATCGTCATAACCTAGCTTTTATGGGATCAAATGTTATTTCCGGTTCAGCAAAAGCAATTGTTATTGTTACTGGTAATGATACATTTATCGGTCAAGTTGCATCAAAAGTTAATGAAAAACAAGTGCCAACTAATTTTGAACGTGGAATTAAAAAAGTTTCAATAATGCTAACAATTATTATGGCAATTATTATTCCAATTGTTTTCTTAATTATTGGACTAACTAAAACCTCAGTTGAAAAACCTTGAATTGAAGCCCTACTATTCGCAATATCAATTGCTGTTGGTTTAACTCCTGAAATGCTTCCAATGATAGTGACAGCCAGCCTATCAAAAGGCGCAATTGCTATGGGAAAAGCCAAAACTGTCGTTAAAAGTTTAAATTCAATTCAAAATCTTGGTTCAATGGATATACTTTGTACTGACAAAACTGGAACATTGACTCAAGATGAAGTTATTCTTGAGCGTCATCTTGATGTGAATGGCAAAGAAGATTCTCATGTTCTAAAATATGCCTTTTTAAATTCTTATTATCAAACTGGATTAAAAAATCTTTTAGATAAATCAATTATTAAAAGAACACTAGATTTAGCAGATGAGCAAAAATCACTTGATAATCTAGAATTACATTATGAAAAATTAGATGAAGTTCCTTTTGATTTTCAAAGAAAGAGAATGTCAGTTTTGGTTAAACATTTAAGTCATGAAGAAAAAGCTACTTTAATTACCAAAGGAGCTGTTGAAGAGATTTTAAATGTTTGTTCAAAAATTTATTTAGATGGTAAAGTTGTTAAACTTGATAAAAAAATTATAAGAAAAGTTTTAAATAAGGTGCAAGAATTTGGCGAAGAAGGTTTAAGAGTAATCGCTATTGCTTCTAAAAAATCAACAATAGATGCTGTTGGAAAGATTTCAGTTAAAGATGAAGAAGATATGACTTTAATTGGATACCTAACTTTTTTGGATCCCCCAAAAGATTCAGCTGAACTAGCAATTCAAAAACTTCACAATCTTGGAGTTGAAGTTAAAATTTTAACTGGAGATAATCCCTTAGTTACTAGAGCTGTTTGTTCAAAAGTTGGAATTCCTTATAATCGCATTTTATTAGGAAAAGATATTGCCACAATGAGTGATGATCAATTAGCAATTGAAGTTGAAAAAACCCAAATTTTTGCTAAATTAAGTCCTGATCAAAAAGCTCGGATTATAACAGTACTAAGAAAAAACAAACATACTGTCGGATATATGGGTGATGGAATTAACGATGCTCCTGCAATGAAAGTTGCTGATGTATCTATTTCTGTTGACACTGCAGTTGATATTGCAAAAGAATCAGCAAACATCATTTTATTAGAAAAAGATTTAAACGTTTTAGCAACCGGAATTGTTGAAGGTCGTAAAACCCACGCTAATATTAATAAATATGTTAAAATGACAGTTTCTTCAAATTTCGGTAACACATTTAGTATTTTAATTGCTTCAATTCTACTGCCTTTTGTGCCATTAGTTGCTGTACAAATAGTTTTCTTAAATCTTGTTTATGATTTTTGTTGTGGGTCACTTCCTTGGGATAATGTTGATAAAGAATTTATTCAAAAGCCGCGGAAATGAGAGCACAAGTCGATTTTTAAATTTATGTTGTGATTTGGTCCGGTTTCATCAATTGTTGATGTTATAACCTTCGTGGTACTATTCTATGCCTTTGTGCCAAGTGTTGTTGGTTCACAATGAAGTGCAATAACATCAGATGCTGATATGAAATTATTTAAATCATTATTCTGAGCTGGTTGACTAATCACATCAATGTGAACACAAACATTTGTTATTCATTTCCTAAGAACTAACAGAATGCCAATTATTAAATCAAATGCTTCAACAGCAGTAATTATTTCAACAATAGTTGCTGTTGCAATAATTACTTCACTACCTTATATTCCAAAAGTTAATACATATTTATCACTAAGCCCACTACCTCCAATATTCTTTGCTTGACTTGCGATGTTTATGGGAATTTATATCTTTTTAGTTCAATCAACTAAAGTTATTTACAAAAAAATATACAAAGAATTCTTGTAG
- a CDS encoding cysteine hydrolase family protein yields MKKIIFVVDMLNGFCKKGLLADKNIAKIIPKIKTFLESNKNVDNIFFCDAHSEDDIEMKCYPLHCLNQSIESEIVDELKDYCKKRINKNSTNSFFKIDESILNDYQSFEIVGCCTDICVLELSLTLKAYLNGIKVDKDVIVHKDLVDTFHNKNHNRAKFHKYALKIMRNAGVIIK; encoded by the coding sequence ATGAAGAAAATTATATTTGTTGTCGATATGTTAAACGGATTTTGTAAAAAAGGTTTATTAGCAGATAAGAATATTGCCAAAATTATTCCGAAAATTAAAACCTTTTTAGAGTCTAATAAAAATGTGGATAATATCTTCTTCTGCGATGCTCACAGTGAAGATGATATTGAAATGAAATGCTATCCACTACATTGTTTAAATCAAAGCATCGAATCAGAGATTGTTGATGAATTAAAAGATTACTGTAAAAAACGAATTAATAAAAATTCTACTAATTCATTTTTTAAAATTGATGAAAGCATATTAAATGATTATCAAAGTTTTGAAATTGTTGGATGTTGTACTGATATATGTGTTTTAGAATTATCATTAACACTAAAAGCATACTTAAACGGAATAAAAGTCGATAAGGATGTTATTGTTCATAAAGATCTCGTAGATACTTTTCATAACAAAAATCATAACCGAGCTAAATTTCACAAATACGCTTTAAAAATTATGCGAAATGCGGGAGTAATTATTAAATAA
- a CDS encoding APC family permease — translation MAEEQLVVTSSPKKKIGFFSAILVVLGGSIGVGIFLRAKSVLENSAGNIIWALAIWLIAGFAVIALALALVEVASGRNDNLGMIGWSKAFNTLYIYKANKFFMTYLYLPFTYFFMPYYVIVQFQDGLSGFDVDTTFGGSTAAPWLYFLIGLVLTVWILLSAGLSSKAGNIQNWIVTAFKFIPLVAIVVVGIYFAATRNTAPDADGPFLKPITRGELFDARSTSFLGLSPFLLVFSSIGGIFFAFDGFYVSAGIQSEMKNPEKTPAALVIGLLSMTILYMFIAAAMTLGAKSGGFYDYGAKLKDLKLGWIFGLINIFISIGVIGILNAFTMWATRWVEDLIREGEMFVPARAYRYLKNSKYPVVGMLFCFLLSLPLMIIFTAIGAYAYIGSGYDPIYGYKINNLLTFADLMANWMAVFAFAFIAIAVLGAIQNRKKHFIAVKENKHTIWAGYTSVIIVLSVLILLMIDPFISIGLSAAEHSRLIAAKAKEADIQGARDSLIGNSATAALFVIFVVIMFLSTYIEKVIADRNKVKYDRVLSGKICECEIENWCPCKLALLKESAELNDLVLKTYAEARR, via the coding sequence ATGGCCGAAGAACAATTAGTTGTTACTTCTAGTCCTAAGAAAAAGATTGGCTTCTTTTCAGCTATTCTTGTTGTTTTAGGTGGCTCAATTGGTGTTGGGATTTTTCTAAGAGCTAAATCAGTTCTAGAAAACTCAGCTGGCAATATTATTTGAGCATTGGCTATTTGATTAATTGCTGGTTTTGCTGTTATAGCATTAGCTTTAGCATTAGTTGAAGTAGCTTCTGGGCGTAACGACAACTTAGGTATGATTGGTTGGTCTAAAGCATTTAATACTTTGTATATTTACAAAGCTAACAAATTCTTTATGACTTATTTATATTTACCATTTACATACTTCTTTATGCCTTACTACGTTATTGTACAATTTCAGGATGGACTTTCTGGATTTGACGTAGATACAACATTTGGAGGCTCTACAGCAGCTCCTTGACTTTACTTCTTAATCGGACTTGTGTTGACAGTATGAATTTTACTATCAGCCGGATTAAGCAGTAAAGCAGGTAACATTCAAAACTGAATAGTAACAGCTTTCAAATTTATTCCCTTAGTGGCTATAGTTGTTGTTGGTATTTATTTTGCAGCTACTAGAAATACCGCACCAGACGCTGATGGACCATTTTTAAAACCAATCACTAGAGGCGAACTATTTGATGCTCGTTCAACAAGCTTTTTAGGTTTATCACCATTCTTATTGGTATTTTCATCAATTGGTGGAATCTTCTTTGCATTTGATGGTTTCTATGTAAGTGCTGGTATTCAATCAGAAATGAAGAATCCAGAAAAAACCCCAGCTGCTTTAGTTATCGGATTACTATCAATGACCATTTTATACATGTTTATTGCTGCTGCTATGACTTTAGGAGCAAAAAGTGGTGGATTCTATGACTATGGTGCCAAATTGAAAGACTTAAAATTAGGCTGAATATTCGGACTAATTAATATCTTTATTTCAATTGGTGTTATTGGTATTCTAAATGCCTTCACAATGTGAGCAACAAGATGAGTTGAAGATCTAATTAGAGAAGGAGAAATGTTTGTTCCTGCAAGAGCATATAGATATTTAAAAAATTCTAAATACCCTGTTGTTGGAATGCTATTCTGTTTCTTACTTTCATTACCATTAATGATTATCTTCACCGCAATCGGTGCATATGCATACATTGGTAGTGGATATGACCCAATTTACGGTTACAAAATTAATAACTTATTAACCTTTGCTGACTTAATGGCAAACTGAATGGCAGTATTCGCATTTGCATTTATTGCTATCGCAGTTCTTGGTGCTATTCAAAATAGAAAGAAACACTTCATTGCAGTTAAAGAAAATAAACACACTATCTGAGCAGGTTACACATCTGTAATTATTGTTCTAAGTGTTCTAATATTATTAATGATTGATCCATTTATATCAATCGGTTTAAGTGCTGCAGAACATTCAAGATTAATTGCTGCTAAAGCAAAAGAGGCTGATATACAAGGAGCTAGAGATAGCTTAATTGGAAACTCAGCAACAGCAGCTCTATTCGTAATATTCGTTGTAATAATGTTCTTATCAACATACATTGAAAAAGTTATTGCTGATAGAAACAAAGTAAAATATGACAGAGTTCTTTCTGGAAAAATTTGCGAATGTGAAATAGAAAACTGATGTCCATGTAAACTTGCTTTATTAAAAGAATCAGCTGAATTAAATGATTTAGTTCTAAAAACATACGCCGAAGCTCGTAGATAA